Proteins encoded together in one Carya illinoinensis cultivar Pawnee chromosome 3, C.illinoinensisPawnee_v1, whole genome shotgun sequence window:
- the LOC122304120 gene encoding trifunctional UDP-glucose 4,6-dehydratase/UDP-4-keto-6-deoxy-D-glucose 3,5-epimerase/UDP-4-keto-L-rhamnose-reductase RHM1-like, whose translation MAATYEPKNILITGAAGFIASHVCNRLIRNYPHYKIVVLDKLDYCSNLKNLLPSKSSPNFKFIKGDIESADLVNFILLSESIDTIMHFAAQTHVDNSFGNSLEFTKNNIYGTHVLLEACKVTGQIRRFIHVSTDEVYGETDEDAVVGNHEASQLLPTNPYSATKAGAEMLVMAYGCSYGLPVITTRGNNVYGPNQFPEKMIPKFILLAMKGKPLPIHGDGSNVRSYLYCEDVAEAFEVILHRGEVGHVYNVGTTKERRVIDVAREMCKLFSLNPDTHIKFVENRPFNDQRYFLDDQKLKNLGWFERTSWEEGLKKTMEWYVNNPDWWGDVSGALVPHPRMLMVPGIERKFDGPDTSNSASSFAVNDSNADGRVVPVTTDSPLTQKPALKFLIYGRTGWIGGLLGKICEKQGIPFQYGRGRLEERSQLLADIQTVKPTHVFNAAGVTGRPNVDWCETNKPETIRTNVAGTLTLADVCREHGLLMMNYATGCIFEYDAAHPLGSGIGFKEEDKPNFTGSFYSKAKAMVEELMQEYDNVCTLRVRMPISSDLSNPRNFITKISCYNKVVDIPNSVTILDELLPISIEMAKRNCRGIWNFTNPGVVSHNEVLEMYKNYIDPKFNWVNFTLEEQAKVIVAPRSNNEMDASKLKNEFPELLPIKESLIKYVFEPNKKLIAGEV comes from the exons ATGGCTGCGACATATGAGCCAAAGAACATCCTCATCACTGGAGCCGCTGGCTTCATCGCATCCCATGTTTGTAACCGACTGATCAGGAACTACCCTCATTACAAAATTGTTGTCCTCGACAAGCTTGATTACTGTTCAAATCTGAAGAACTTGCTACCCTCAAAGTCATCCCCTAACTTTAAATTCATCAAGGGAGACATTGAGAGTGCTGACCTTGTGAACTTCATTCTTCTTTCTGAGTCCATTGATACCATAATGCACTTTGCAGCCCAGACCCATGTTGACAACTCCTTTGGTAACAGCTTGGAGTTCACTAAGAACAATATATATGGCACCCATGTCCTTCTAGAGGCCTGCAAAGTCACTGGCCAGATCAGGAGGTTTATCCATGTGAGCACGGATGAGGTCTATGGGGAGACAGATGAGGATGCCGTTGTGGGGAACCACGAGGCTTCTCAGCTGCTCCCAACAAATCCATATTCTGCTACTAAAGCTGGGGCGGAGATGCTTGTTATGGCATATGGTTGTTCGTATGGATTACCTGTGATAACCACCAGAGGCAACAATGTCTATGGGCCAAACCAGTTCCCCGAAAAAATGATTCCGAAGTTCATCCTCTTGGCGATGAAGGGAAAGCCTCTACCAATCCACGGTGATGGATCCAATGTTAGGAGTTATCTCTATTGTGAAGATGTCGCAGAGGCATTTGAAGTCATTCTCCATAGGGGTGAAGTGGGCCATGTTTACAACGTTGGGACAACGAAAGAAAGGAGGGTGATTGATGTGGCCAGGGAAATGTGCAAACTTTTCTCTCTGAACCCCGATACCCATATTAAGTTTGTTGAGAATAGACCTTTCAATGATCAAAGATACTTTTTGGATGACCAGAAGCTGAAGAACTTGGGATGGTTCGAACGTACTTCATGGGAAGAGGGCTTAAAGAAGACTATGGAATGGTACGTCAACAATCCTGATTGGTGGGGTGATGTTTCTGGGGCATTGGTCCCTCATCCAAGAATGCTAATGGTGCCTGGAATTGAAAGGAAGTTTGACGGGCCTGATACTAGCAACTCTGCTTCGTCTTTTGCAGTAAATGATTCTAATGCAGACGGAAGGGTAGTTCCAGTAACCACGGACAGCCCCTTAACTCAGAAGCCAGCTCTGAAGTTCTTGATTTATGGTAGAACAGGGTGGATCGGGGGGCTTCTTGGGAAAATTTGTGAGAAACAAGGGATACCCTTTCAGTATGGAAGGGGCCGCTTGGAGGAAAGGTCACAGCTCTTGGCAGATATTCAGACTGTTAAGCCGACTCATGTTTTTAATGCTGCTGGAGTGACTGGCAGACCCAATGTGGATTGGTGTGAAACTAATAAACCAGAGACTATCCGGACAAATGTTGCTGGTACTTTAACCTTGGCAGATGTCTGCAGAGAGCATGGCCTTCTAATGATGAATTATGCAACTGGCTGCATTTTTGAATACGATGCTGCACATCCATTAGGATCTGGAATTGGGTTCAAGGAGGAGGACAAACCTAATTTCACTGGTTCTTTCTATTCTAAAGCCAAAGCGATG GTTGAAGAACTCATGCAAGAATATGACAATGTTTGCACCCTCAGAGTCCGAATGCCAATATCGTCTGATCTCAGCAACCCACGTAACTTTATCACAAAGATTTCGTGTTATAACAAAGTGGTTGACATTCCCAACAGCGTTACTATCTTGGATGAGCTACTACCCATTTCGATTGAGATGGCCAAAAGGAATTGCAGGGGCATCTGGAACTTCACAAATCCAGGCGTTGTAAGTCACAATGAGGTTCTGGAAATGTACAAGAACTACATTGACCCCAAGTTCAACTGGGTTAATTTCACACTGGAAGAACAGGCCAAGGTCATTGTTGCCCCTCGCAGCAACAATGAGATGGATGCTTCCAAGTTAAAGAATGAATTTCCTGAGTTGCTGCCAATTAAGGAATCGCTGATCAAATACGTCTTTGAACCCAATAAGAAATTAATTGCTGGCGAAGTTTGA